GTGAAAGCATCCGGTTATGATGAATACATTTGTGTGGAATATGAAGGTAGTAGAATGACCGAGGAAGAAGGCATACTTGCCACAAAAGACCTTATAGAAAAAACATATCCCACAGACTAACTATTCAATCGAAAATAGTTTTAAACCCTGGATTTTGCGTAGATAAGTTAGGGATCATGGTACGCGATCTCGGTTGTTTGGAGTATCGATCCCATGCACACTCATTCAATTGTCATCCTGAGCATACTTGCGAAGGATCTTATCGGGTAAACCTACCCGTTTAGATTCTTCACTTTCGTTCAGAATGACTAGATAATTCTGCACCCGCAAGCAGTACTTCAGGACTACTTTTAAAATCATTTTAAAGGTTACTAAGAAGATTTTATACCGAATTCGCTTTACTTTAAGCTCCAACAATTTTGGAGAATAAACATGATTAAAACCCCTCAGTACGATCAAATTCCATATCGTAAATGTGGAAACAGCGGCCTTTTTTTACCTATTCTATCATTAGGATTGTGGCATAATTTCGGAGGAACTCAATCCGAAGATAAAATAGATGAAATGCTTAGCCTGGCATTTGAACGAGGCATTACCCATTTCGATCTGGCTAATAACTATGGTCCTCCTCCGGGTAGTGCTGAGGAACAATTTGGAAGGGCACTGAAAACAGTCTTTGCAGGCCGAAGAGATGAATTAATTATTTCCAGTAAGGCCGGTTTTGGCATGTGGCCGGGTCCCTATGGGTCAGGTGGCTCCCGCAAATACTTGATATCAAGCTGTGATCAAAGCCTGAAACGTATGGGGCTCGACTATGTAGACATCTTCTATCATCACGTCCCACATCGCAGTACCCCACTTGAAGAAAGTATGCGAGCCCTTGAATTCATTGTGCAGTCAGGAAGAGCGCTATATGTAGGAATTTCAAACTATCCGGGGGAACTTGCTCAAGAAGCGATTCAAATGTTGAAGTCATGGGGAGTTCCTGTGGTTATCCATCAGCCTAAATACAATATGTTCGTTCGTGAACCCGAAGAACGATTGTTTGATGTACTTGCTGAGGAAGGCATTGGGAGTATTCCTTTTTCCCCACTTGCCCAGGGTCTATTAACCAATAAGTACATAAATGGGGTGCCGGAAGGTTCAAGATTAGCTGATCCTGATGGATTTCTCCAGCCAGAAGATTTAACGGCGAAACGACTGGAGCAAATTATGAGTTTAAATGCCATAGCCGAACATCGCGGACAGAGTCTGGCTCAATTGGCGCTGGTTTGGGTTCTTCGAAAAAAAGAAGTAACTACTGCACTTATAGGTATAAGCAGTGTTAAGCAGCTCGAAGATAACCTTGCAGCGCTGAATAACCTGGAACTTAGTGCCGACGAATTGGATGAAATTGAAGTAATTTTAGCTAGTAATTAACTGCGAAGTAGTATGAAAAAGGTTTTAACTCTGTTTTTTTTGTTTCTCGGATGGACATCAATATCTAACGCCCAGGTAGGTGAAGTTATATGGATGGATGATTTTGATTCCCTTAATACTGACCAATGGAATATAATACTTGGAAATGGTTGCCCTGAATTATGTTTTTGGGGTAATTCAGAGCTTCAATCTTATTGGCAGGATAATGTGTATACAGACACTATTCCAGGAGATCCAAACAATAACGCCTTGGTGATTGAAGCAAAAAGAGAGAGCCGTGATTTCATGTCATTCACTTCAGGACGACTCGATACCGAAGGAAATATCGAAATACAGTACGGTGTGATTGAAGTAAGAATGATGATTCCGGATTTAGAAACAGGTTTATGGCCTGCCTTTTGGCTGCTTGGAGCCAATCACTCTGAAGTAGGTTGGCCACAAAGTGGCGAAATAGACATGATGGAAATGGGACACGCCCAGGATTACAGGGAATTCCATGGTCATCCAAACTCAACCGTTAATAACTTTGTAGGCTCGAATGTAATTTGGTATGCCCAAGCAGCCTGTAGTGATAACAATCCTACGTGTGCTGCAGCAATAGCTGGTGATACAGGTTTTAATCAGCCCTATGAGGCAGATTCTTCGATGGCCAATCGGTTTGTTACCTACAAGTTATACTGGGATCAAAACAACATGAGTTTTGCTGTGGAAGATGAAGGAGTGGAATACGATTTATACACAGCACCACTTGGTATTTCAAGCGGGGAACTAGCCTCCACATTTAGAAAGCCATTTTTCTTACTTGTTAATATGGCTGTAGGTGGTACTTTCACTGATGCATCAACTACAAACGATGTGACTGCTCCCTTACCGGGCAAAATGTATATCGACTACATAAAAGTAAGCAAGTGGAATGGGCAGGGCACTGTTACTATAGATAGTACTCAGGTATCGAATGAAGAGTTTTCTGAGATACCGGAACAAACCCGTTTATTTCAGAACTATCCCAATCCATTTAACCCGACTACCTCTATCACTTTCGAGTTGAAGCAGTCATCTTTGGTAGAGCTTAGTGTTTATGATATGAACGGAAGGCTGGTAACTGAACTGGCCAATAATACTTATAGTGCTGGTACGCACTCTGTGAATTTCAATGCATCAGGACTTGCCAGTGGAGTGTATTACTATCGGCTTAATGCCGGTGGAGAGATCTTCACAAAGAAAATGACATTGATAAAATAATCCTTGTACAATGAAAAGCTTCATAAGCTCGCTGCTTCTGCTAGTTGTTTTTACTTCAGATAGTTTTGCTCAATATGAATCTGATGTAGAATCAGTAGACTCAATTATAAAAGCATTATATGAGGTGATTTCAGGAGATGCGGGAGTAGAGCGAGATTGGGACCGTTTCCGAAACCTGTTTATCGAAGAAGGTAAACTAACTCCGACATTTCAAAATCAGGAAGGCAGAGTTGGGTATGTACAATGGGGTATTGAAGAATACATCGAACGGGTTGACCAATCATTTCTCGAGAATGGATTTCATGAAGATGAAATTGGAAGAAGAGTGGAGACCTATAGATATGTAACCCATGTATTCAGTACTTACCAATCGAAAAGGACCATTGATGGAGAGATCATTGCTCGTGGAATAAATAGTATCCAGCTCTTCAACGACGGTGAGCGTTGGCGGGTAGTGTCTGTTTTTTGGTCATCTGAAAATGATGAATTCCCGATTCCCGAGGAATACCTAGACAACTAAACTGCGGGAATTACCTATTGCCCTCTCTTTACAGTCATTCTGAGGCTACTGCCGAAGAATCTAGACGGATAGGTTTACTCGATCAGATCCTTCGCAAGTATGCTCAGGATGACCTGAAGAGAATAACTGAAACAAATTTTTCCAAAATCTCCGTTTAGTTTTTGGTATAGTGTTGCGCTCACTATTTCGAAATCAATTGAACACCAAAAACTTAGATTATGGAGAAGCACATCACCTCAGTATTAGCGGTACTACTATTTCTTGTATTTGTACCCTCGTCATCTCAAGCCCAGGATGAACCTGATGACCCACGTTATGAAACAGCCTGGAATAGCCTGAAATTCAGGAGTATTGGTCCTGCCTTTACATCGGGAAGAGTCTCTGATTTTGCGGTAAACCCCAAAAATACCAGTGAATTTTATGTGGCCACTTCTTCCGGAGGGGTTTGGAAAACTACGAACCGGGGAATCACATTTAAACCCGTTTTTGATAGTCAGGGATCCTATTCCATCGGGTTTGTTGCTATGGACCCAAACAACCATAATGTAGTATGGGTTGGTACCGGAGAAAATAATAATCAGCGAAGTGTAGCTTATGGAGATGGGATCTATAAGTCGGTTGATGGTGGCAAGAGCTGGAAACACACGGGGCTCAAAAATTCCGAGCACATCGGAATGATAGAGATTGATCCTCGAGATTCGGATGTGGTTTATGTGGCAGCAGTTGGGCCGCTATGGAGCGAAGGAGGTGATCGTGGCTTATTTAAAACCACCGATGGCGGAGAAACCTGGGAAAATATTCTCGAGATAAG
This genomic window from Balneola sp. contains:
- a CDS encoding L-glyceraldehyde 3-phosphate reductase, producing the protein MIKTPQYDQIPYRKCGNSGLFLPILSLGLWHNFGGTQSEDKIDEMLSLAFERGITHFDLANNYGPPPGSAEEQFGRALKTVFAGRRDELIISSKAGFGMWPGPYGSGGSRKYLISSCDQSLKRMGLDYVDIFYHHVPHRSTPLEESMRALEFIVQSGRALYVGISNYPGELAQEAIQMLKSWGVPVVIHQPKYNMFVREPEERLFDVLAEEGIGSIPFSPLAQGLLTNKYINGVPEGSRLADPDGFLQPEDLTAKRLEQIMSLNAIAEHRGQSLAQLALVWVLRKKEVTTALIGISSVKQLEDNLAALNNLELSADELDEIEVILASN
- a CDS encoding glycosyl hydrolase family protein — protein: MKKVLTLFFLFLGWTSISNAQVGEVIWMDDFDSLNTDQWNIILGNGCPELCFWGNSELQSYWQDNVYTDTIPGDPNNNALVIEAKRESRDFMSFTSGRLDTEGNIEIQYGVIEVRMMIPDLETGLWPAFWLLGANHSEVGWPQSGEIDMMEMGHAQDYREFHGHPNSTVNNFVGSNVIWYAQAACSDNNPTCAAAIAGDTGFNQPYEADSSMANRFVTYKLYWDQNNMSFAVEDEGVEYDLYTAPLGISSGELASTFRKPFFLLVNMAVGGTFTDASTTNDVTAPLPGKMYIDYIKVSKWNGQGTVTIDSTQVSNEEFSEIPEQTRLFQNYPNPFNPTTSITFELKQSSLVELSVYDMNGRLVTELANNTYSAGTHSVNFNASGLASGVYYYRLNAGGEIFTKKMTLIK